A stretch of Paenibacillus mucilaginosus 3016 DNA encodes these proteins:
- a CDS encoding nucleotide excision repair endonuclease, with protein sequence MIVTISITIPAPEVTITKQENPQLSHIYGFTDFHLITREKGGFFMFYNDKDELLFVGKARKLRQRIKKHFEDTVSPIKNHRNEVTKIEVYIVEDPVEREIYETYIANKLNAKYNPDKVSGN encoded by the coding sequence TTGATCGTGACGATTAGCATAACCATCCCGGCACCGGAGGTTACGATTACCAAGCAGGAGAATCCGCAGCTCAGCCACATTTACGGGTTCACTGATTTTCATCTGATTACCCGGGAGAAGGGCGGCTTCTTCATGTTCTACAACGACAAGGACGAGCTGCTCTTTGTCGGCAAAGCCAGAAAGCTGCGCCAGCGGATCAAGAAGCACTTCGAGGATACCGTCTCCCCGATCAAGAATCACCGCAATGAAGTGACCAAAATCGAGGTATACATCGTGGAAGATCCGGTGGAGCGGGAAATCTACGAAACGTATATCGCGAACAAGCTCAATGCCAAGTACAATCCGGACAAAGTGTCGGGCAATTAA
- a CDS encoding nucleobase:cation symporter-2 family protein — MLSRQKVFTLGFQHVLAMYAGAVVVPLIVGGALKLTGEQMAYLIAADLFTCGLATILQVMGTQWFGSRLPVILGCTFTAVGPIIAIASTSNLATAYGAIILSGLFVVLAAPLYGKLLKFFPTVVTGSVVTIIGLSLIPVAMNNAAGGQGAPDFGAPRNLLLAFGTLVVILLVNRFATGFLRSISVLVGLAAGTAAGYAMGIVNFASVGQASWVSIAQPFYFGVPQISITAVITMILVNIVSMVESTGVYFAVGKATDQKVEKGQIVNGLRSEGVAIMLGGIFNAFPYTAFSQNVGLISLTRVKSRDVIFAAGGIMVVLGLLPKLAALTTVIPSAVLGGAMIVMFGSVAASGISILSAVDLRKDSNLLIAACSIAVGLGSATLPQMFDQLPGFAKMLLQSGIVSGSLTAIVLNLFLSGTGEAPAAESQAEAGSAAQHA; from the coding sequence ATGTTAAGCAGACAAAAAGTGTTCACCCTCGGCTTCCAGCACGTGCTCGCGATGTATGCGGGTGCGGTGGTCGTGCCTCTGATCGTCGGCGGGGCCCTCAAGCTGACCGGCGAACAGATGGCTTATCTGATCGCGGCCGATCTCTTCACCTGCGGTCTGGCTACCATTCTGCAGGTCATGGGGACCCAATGGTTCGGCAGCCGGCTGCCGGTCATCCTCGGATGTACCTTCACGGCGGTAGGGCCGATCATTGCGATTGCCTCGACCTCGAATCTTGCAACCGCCTATGGAGCCATCATCCTGTCCGGCTTATTCGTCGTCCTGGCGGCGCCGCTCTACGGCAAGCTGCTGAAGTTCTTCCCGACGGTTGTCACCGGGTCGGTCGTCACGATCATCGGCCTCTCGCTGATTCCGGTGGCGATGAACAATGCCGCCGGCGGGCAGGGAGCTCCGGACTTCGGTGCACCTCGCAATCTGCTGCTGGCCTTCGGCACGCTGGTTGTCATCCTCCTCGTGAACCGCTTCGCAACCGGGTTCCTGCGTTCGATCTCCGTGCTCGTCGGCTTGGCGGCAGGCACGGCAGCGGGCTACGCGATGGGCATCGTGAATTTTGCGTCGGTCGGACAGGCTTCCTGGGTGAGCATCGCCCAGCCGTTCTACTTCGGCGTGCCGCAGATCAGCATTACGGCGGTTATCACGATGATACTGGTGAATATCGTCAGTATGGTCGAATCCACCGGCGTTTATTTTGCGGTGGGGAAGGCAACGGACCAGAAGGTCGAGAAGGGCCAGATCGTGAACGGCCTGCGCTCCGAAGGCGTGGCAATCATGCTAGGCGGGATCTTCAACGCGTTCCCGTATACGGCGTTCTCCCAGAACGTCGGGCTCATCTCGCTGACCCGCGTGAAGTCGCGGGATGTGATCTTCGCCGCGGGCGGGATCATGGTGGTGCTGGGTCTGCTGCCGAAGCTGGCGGCTCTGACCACGGTGATTCCCAGTGCCGTGCTGGGCGGCGCGATGATCGTCATGTTCGGCTCGGTCGCGGCTTCCGGGATCTCGATCCTGTCGGCAGTCGACCTGCGCAAGGACAGCAATCTGCTGATTGCGGCCTGCAGCATCGCGGTCGGACTCGGTTCGGCTACGCTGCCGCAGATGTTCGACCAGCTGCCGGGCTTCGCGAAGATGCTGCTGCAGAGCGGCATCGTGTCCGGCTCCCTGACGGCGATCGTGCTCAACCTGTTCCTCTCGGGAACAGGGGAAGCCCCGGCCGCCGAGTCACAGGCGGAAGCCGGCTCCGCGGCGCAGCATGCGTAG
- a CDS encoding winged helix-turn-helix transcriptional regulator produces MTTQEKSGKKYNISVEATLEVIGGKWKCVILCHLTHGKKRTSDLKRLMPGITQKMLTQQLRELEDDGIVNRISYNQVPPKVEYELSEYGWSLRHILDSLCAWGERHIIREYGDKFTVLEDNILNHKSMEGVLPPASEEREPVG; encoded by the coding sequence ATGACAACCCAAGAGAAGAGCGGCAAAAAGTACAATATCTCGGTGGAGGCTACCCTGGAAGTCATCGGGGGCAAGTGGAAATGCGTGATCCTCTGCCACCTGACGCACGGGAAGAAGCGGACAAGCGATCTGAAGCGTCTCATGCCCGGCATTACGCAGAAGATGCTGACCCAGCAGCTCCGGGAGCTGGAGGACGACGGCATTGTCAACCGGATCAGCTACAATCAGGTGCCGCCGAAGGTCGAGTACGAGCTGAGCGAGTACGGGTGGAGCCTGAGGCATATTCTGGACTCCCTCTGTGCCTGGGGCGAGAGGCATATCATCCGGGAATACGGGGACAAGTTCACGGTGCTCGAAGACAATATCCTGAACCACAAGTCGATGGAAGGCGTACTGCCGCCTGCATCAGAAGAAAGGGAGCCGGTAGGATGA
- a CDS encoding class I SAM-dependent methyltransferase produces the protein MTDALSVVLVGAVLLAALSIVWVSWRNGITPMPSSAVVRDAVVREVSRYPEHLRIVEAGSGWGQLVLQLARECPVRQLVGIENSPIPYGFSRAAGALLCRLQPGVYGAAGQGRIAFLRGDLYRYPYEEADLVVCYLFPGAMQRLSGIFRNRMRPGARIVSIYFALPG, from the coding sequence GTGACGGATGCTTTGTCGGTGGTGCTGGTCGGCGCGGTGCTGCTCGCTGCGTTGTCGATCGTCTGGGTGAGCTGGAGGAACGGCATTACGCCCATGCCTTCGTCCGCCGTGGTCCGGGATGCGGTGGTACGGGAAGTGAGCCGGTACCCGGAGCACCTCCGCATCGTGGAAGCAGGCTCGGGCTGGGGCCAGCTCGTGCTGCAGCTGGCGAGGGAGTGCCCGGTCCGGCAGCTCGTCGGGATCGAGAATTCGCCGATCCCGTACGGGTTCTCCCGGGCCGCGGGAGCCCTGCTCTGCCGGCTGCAGCCCGGAGTTTATGGGGCAGCCGGTCAAGGCCGCATCGCCTTCCTCCGCGGCGACCTGTACCGGTATCCTTATGAGGAGGCCGACCTCGTCGTCTGCTACCTGTTCCCGGGCGCGATGCAGCGGCTCAGCGGCATATTCCGGAACCGGATGCGGCCCGGGGCACGCATTGTCAGCATCTACTTTGCCCTGCCGGGGTGA
- the rlmN gene encoding 23S rRNA (adenine(2503)-C(2))-methyltransferase RlmN, whose translation MMKPSIYGLTLEQLTAWLVERGHKKSRAAQVWDWLYRRRVTDFAEMTDVHPECTALLAEHFVFRTMNEHTKQESADGTVKFLFQLQDGNLIETVLMRHKFGLSVCVTTQVGCNIGCSFCASGLLAKSRDLTSGEIVEQIMKVQLHLDAAGNDERVSHIVVMGIGEPFDNFTNLIDFLGVVIDHKGLAIGARHITVSTSGLTQKIKEFADLNLRVNLAISLHAPNNELRSRIMKINKALPIEKLMEAMDYYWAKTNQRVTIEYILLKDVNDRTEHALELAELLADRKQSVNVNLIPYNPVDEHSQYQRTEKESVRAFYDTLKKQGLSCSVRLEHGTDIDAACGQLRSKQLKEDRPAAESALS comes from the coding sequence ATGATGAAACCATCTATATATGGATTGACATTGGAGCAGCTGACCGCATGGCTCGTTGAGCGGGGGCATAAGAAGTCCCGCGCGGCTCAGGTGTGGGATTGGCTGTACCGCAGGCGGGTGACGGATTTCGCCGAGATGACGGATGTGCACCCGGAGTGTACCGCGCTGCTCGCGGAGCACTTCGTCTTCCGCACGATGAACGAGCATACGAAGCAGGAGTCGGCCGACGGCACGGTGAAGTTCCTGTTCCAGCTGCAGGACGGCAACCTGATCGAGACGGTGCTCATGCGCCACAAGTTCGGCCTGTCGGTCTGCGTGACGACTCAGGTGGGCTGCAACATCGGCTGCAGCTTCTGTGCAAGCGGCCTGCTGGCGAAGAGCCGGGATCTGACGAGCGGCGAGATCGTGGAGCAGATCATGAAGGTGCAGCTGCACCTGGATGCGGCAGGGAACGACGAGCGGGTGAGCCATATCGTCGTGATGGGCATCGGCGAGCCGTTCGATAACTTCACGAACCTGATCGACTTCCTGGGCGTGGTCATCGACCACAAGGGTCTGGCGATCGGCGCCCGGCATATCACGGTGTCGACCAGCGGCCTGACGCAGAAGATCAAGGAATTCGCGGATCTGAACCTGCGCGTCAACCTGGCGATCTCCCTGCATGCGCCGAACAACGAGCTGCGCTCGCGGATCATGAAGATCAACAAGGCGCTGCCGATCGAGAAGCTCATGGAGGCGATGGATTACTACTGGGCGAAGACGAACCAGCGGGTGACCATCGAGTATATTCTCCTGAAGGACGTGAACGACCGGACGGAGCATGCGCTGGAGCTGGCGGAGCTGCTGGCGGACCGCAAGCAGAGCGTGAATGTGAACCTGATCCCTTACAACCCGGTGGACGAACACAGCCAGTACCAGCGGACGGAGAAGGAATCCGTGCGGGCGTTCTACGATACGCTCAAAAAGCAGGGGCTGAGCTGCAGCGTTCGTCTCGAGCACGGGACGGACATCGATGCCGCCTGCGGCCAGCTGCGGAGCAAGCAGCTCAAGGAAGATCGGCCGGCGGCTGAATCGGCCTTAAGCTGA
- a CDS encoding peptide MFS transporter, with translation MKGSDKQSIIASVPQQGFFGHPKGLFTLFFTEFWERFSYYGMRAILVFYMYYEVSKGGLGMDEGTALAIMSIYGSLVYMSGIIGGWLADRIFGTSKAVFYGGILIMLGHILLAIPGSAAILFVSMALIVLGTGLLKPNVSSIVGEIYSEGDHRRDAGFSIFYMGINLGGFLAPLIVGTLGMKYNFHLGFGLAAVGMLLGLTVFILTKKRNLGLAGTFVANPLTPEEKRSAFTRLGLGALIAAILVAVAIPSGLLTFRSFIALVGLLGILIPTLYFIVMYRSPKTTAVERSRILAYIPLFIASVMFWAIQEQGSTILANYADKRTQLDFAGLHISPAWFQSLNPLFIILFAPVFAWLWVKLGDRQPTIPRKFSLGLLFAGLSFLVILLPAYFGGSDALVNPLWLVLSYFIVVVGELCLSPVGLSATTKLAPAAFSAQTMSLWFLSNAAAQAINAQIVKFYTPETEMVYFGVIGGASILLGILLFLLSGRIQGFMKGVK, from the coding sequence ATGAAAGGTTCAGATAAACAAAGCATCATCGCAAGCGTGCCTCAGCAGGGGTTCTTCGGGCATCCCAAGGGTCTGTTCACGCTCTTCTTCACCGAATTCTGGGAGCGGTTCTCCTACTACGGCATGAGGGCGATCCTCGTGTTCTATATGTATTATGAGGTGTCCAAAGGCGGCCTTGGCATGGACGAGGGCACTGCTCTGGCGATTATGTCGATCTATGGCTCGCTTGTCTATATGTCAGGTATCATCGGCGGCTGGCTGGCCGACCGGATCTTCGGCACGTCCAAGGCCGTATTCTACGGCGGGATTCTGATCATGCTCGGGCACATTCTATTAGCAATACCTGGAAGCGCTGCCATTTTGTTCGTCTCAATGGCCCTGATCGTACTCGGGACAGGACTGCTTAAGCCCAACGTCTCCAGCATCGTCGGTGAGATCTACAGCGAAGGCGATCACCGCCGCGACGCCGGCTTCAGTATTTTTTATATGGGCATCAACCTCGGCGGCTTCCTCGCTCCGCTCATTGTAGGTACGCTCGGAATGAAGTATAACTTCCATCTGGGCTTCGGTCTCGCTGCCGTCGGGATGCTGCTCGGACTCACCGTCTTCATCCTGACCAAGAAGCGCAATCTCGGGCTGGCCGGCACATTCGTCGCGAACCCGCTCACTCCTGAGGAGAAGCGAAGCGCGTTCACCCGGCTGGGGCTTGGTGCGCTGATCGCTGCCATTCTCGTCGCGGTCGCCATTCCTTCGGGCCTGCTCACATTCCGCAGCTTCATTGCGCTTGTAGGGCTTCTCGGGATCCTCATCCCGACGCTCTATTTCATCGTGATGTACCGCAGTCCCAAAACGACCGCCGTGGAGCGCTCCCGCATTCTCGCTTACATTCCGCTCTTCATCGCCTCCGTCATGTTCTGGGCGATCCAGGAGCAGGGCTCGACGATTCTCGCGAACTATGCGGATAAGCGGACGCAGCTTGACTTCGCAGGACTGCACATCTCGCCGGCCTGGTTCCAGTCGCTGAACCCGCTGTTCATCATTCTCTTCGCCCCGGTCTTCGCTTGGCTGTGGGTAAAGCTGGGCGACCGCCAGCCGACGATCCCCCGGAAGTTCTCGCTGGGCCTGCTGTTCGCCGGCCTGTCGTTCCTGGTGATCCTGCTGCCGGCCTACTTCGGCGGAAGTGATGCGCTCGTGAACCCGCTGTGGCTCGTGCTGAGCTACTTCATCGTCGTTGTCGGGGAACTATGTCTCTCACCGGTCGGTCTCTCGGCTACCACCAAGCTGGCCCCTGCCGCGTTCTCCGCACAGACCATGAGCCTGTGGTTCCTCTCCAACGCCGCGGCGCAGGCCATCAACGCGCAGATCGTCAAGTTCTATACGCCGGAGACCGAGATGGTCTACTTCGGCGTCATCGGAGGAGCTTCCATCCTCCTCGGCATCCTGCTGTTCCTGCTCTCGGGCCGAATTCAAGGCTTCATGAAGGGTGTCAAATAA
- a CDS encoding xanthine phosphoribosyltransferase yields the protein MKLLEERIRQEGLILSDTVLKVDSFLNHQVDTALALEIGREFGRIFAGRGITKVLTIEASGIQFAMAAGIALGVPFVYAKKKKAVTLSESVYTAPVHSFTRQETYQISVSQKYLGPADHVLIVDDFLATGAALVGLVDIVRASGAKLAGVGCVIEKSFQEGRSLLENKGVEIHSLARIASMAPGEVHFIGNETVYQPS from the coding sequence ATGAAATTACTGGAAGAACGCATACGCCAAGAAGGCCTGATCCTGTCCGATACGGTCCTCAAGGTGGATTCCTTCCTGAACCATCAAGTCGATACGGCGCTTGCCCTGGAGATCGGCAGGGAATTCGGCCGTATCTTCGCCGGCAGGGGGATCACCAAGGTGCTGACGATTGAAGCCAGCGGCATCCAGTTCGCGATGGCGGCGGGCATTGCTCTCGGCGTACCGTTCGTCTATGCCAAGAAGAAGAAAGCCGTTACGCTCTCGGAGAGCGTGTATACGGCACCTGTTCATTCGTTTACCCGGCAGGAAACGTACCAAATCAGCGTCTCGCAGAAATACCTGGGCCCCGCGGACCACGTCCTGATCGTGGACGACTTCCTGGCGACCGGCGCTGCGCTTGTCGGCCTGGTCGACATCGTCAGAGCTTCCGGCGCGAAGCTGGCCGGTGTGGGCTGCGTCATCGAGAAGAGTTTCCAGGAGGGACGAAGCCTGCTGGAGAACAAGGGCGTGGAGATCCACTCGCTGGCCCGGATCGCGTCGATGGCGCCGGGCGAGGTGCACTTCATCGGGAACGAGACCGTATATCAACCATCCTAA
- a CDS encoding MFS transporter encodes MSLDSKRSTLALLALAVSAFAIGTTEFISVGLLPLIAEDLHISLTTAGLTVTLYALGVTLGAPILTSLASRVSRKTLLIWIMIVFVAGNSLAAMAGGIALLLTARVVSAFAHGVFMSIGSTIAADLVPENRRASAISIMFSGLTIATVTGVPLGTLIGQQWGWRSAFIAIAAVGLLALVANLLLVPSALRQGKPTRLSDQLPLVRNGRLLLAFAMTALGYGGTFVVFTYLSPLLHEITGFRESTVAAILLLYGIAIAIGNVVGGKAANRQPLTALFYMFALQAVVLFVLFFTAPFQAAGLVTLFCLGLLAFMNVPGLQVYVVTLAERFAPRAVDVASAVNIAAFNAGIAIGAYLGGIVADTIGLIHTTWVGALMVLGAVLLTAWSRSLERRDHSGQEHAEAGSIPVR; translated from the coding sequence ATGTCCCTGGATTCCAAAAGAAGCACCCTCGCGCTGCTGGCGCTCGCCGTCAGCGCCTTTGCGATCGGAACAACCGAGTTTATCAGTGTGGGCCTGCTGCCCCTTATCGCTGAAGACCTGCACATATCCCTGACGACGGCGGGGCTGACCGTCACGCTGTATGCGCTCGGCGTCACGCTGGGCGCCCCCATCCTGACGTCACTGGCGTCCCGGGTCTCCCGCAAGACCCTGCTGATCTGGATCATGATCGTCTTCGTGGCGGGCAACAGCCTGGCCGCGATGGCCGGAGGGATCGCCCTCCTGCTGACCGCACGGGTCGTATCGGCCTTCGCCCACGGGGTCTTCATGTCGATCGGCTCCACGATCGCGGCGGATCTCGTGCCGGAGAACCGCCGGGCCAGCGCCATCTCGATCATGTTCTCCGGACTCACGATCGCCACGGTCACTGGCGTTCCCCTCGGTACGCTGATCGGTCAGCAGTGGGGCTGGCGGTCCGCCTTCATCGCCATTGCGGCCGTAGGCCTTCTCGCGCTCGTCGCCAACCTGCTGCTCGTTCCTTCCGCGCTGCGGCAGGGCAAGCCTACCCGGCTCTCGGATCAGCTTCCGTTGGTCCGAAACGGCCGTCTGCTGCTCGCCTTCGCGATGACCGCCCTCGGGTACGGCGGCACCTTCGTCGTGTTCACGTACCTGTCGCCGCTGCTGCACGAGATCACCGGCTTCCGGGAAAGCACGGTGGCCGCCATCCTGCTCCTCTACGGCATCGCGATCGCCATCGGCAACGTTGTGGGCGGGAAAGCGGCCAACCGGCAGCCCCTTACCGCCTTGTTCTACATGTTTGCCCTGCAGGCGGTAGTGCTCTTCGTCCTGTTCTTCACGGCGCCATTCCAGGCGGCCGGGCTGGTCACACTCTTCTGCCTCGGGCTGCTCGCTTTCATGAATGTCCCCGGCCTGCAGGTATATGTCGTCACCCTCGCCGAGCGCTTCGCCCCGCGGGCGGTCGATGTCGCTTCGGCCGTGAATATCGCCGCCTTCAATGCGGGCATCGCCATCGGGGCTTACCTGGGAGGCATCGTAGCCGACACGATCGGCCTGATTCATACGACCTGGGTCGGCGCCCTCATGGTGCTCGGTGCAGTACTGCTCACCGCCTGGAGCCGGTCGCTTGAGCGCCGGGATCACTCTGGGCAGGAACACGCTGAGGCGGGAAGCATTCCCGTCCGCTGA
- a CDS encoding MFS transporter, which translates to MELSERIARKQTAKEPFPISILSLTAGAFAIGMTEFVIMGLLPNVAEDLQVSISSAGQLITMYALGVAVGAPILTILTQRIPQKKLLCLLMLLFILGNGISVVAPNYAVLMIARMITALTHGTFFGVGAVIASSLVRPDKRAGAVSIMMAGLTIANIIGVPLGTFIGQHLGWRASFAAIAIMGIAALIGILMFIPQLRQDKPASIMQQLTALGSPKLLLFLLIGALGNAGLFAIFTYIAPLLIQVTGFMEHSVTWILILFGFGVTFGNMVGGKLADWKLMPSILGIYCAVCVILALFTWTVHSPVAAVITIFLWGAGSFAVMPGLQVRIMGLAQAAPALASTSSHSAGNLGNAAGAFIGGWVITHLSLTALPWVGALLVGLALLLGFACYAAERRAR; encoded by the coding sequence ATGGAGTTATCTGAACGTATTGCCCGCAAACAAACCGCCAAAGAACCGTTTCCCATCTCTATTCTCTCCCTTACCGCAGGTGCCTTCGCGATCGGCATGACCGAATTCGTCATCATGGGCCTTCTGCCCAATGTCGCCGAGGATCTGCAGGTCAGCATCTCCTCGGCCGGCCAGCTCATTACCATGTATGCCCTCGGTGTAGCCGTCGGGGCTCCCATTCTGACGATCCTCACTCAGCGGATTCCCCAGAAGAAGCTGCTGTGTCTGCTCATGCTTCTGTTCATTCTCGGCAACGGCATCTCGGTTGTCGCTCCCAATTATGCTGTCTTAATGATTGCCCGTATGATTACAGCCTTGACCCACGGAACCTTCTTCGGGGTCGGTGCGGTTATCGCCTCCAGCCTGGTACGACCGGATAAGCGCGCCGGGGCCGTCTCCATTATGATGGCGGGCCTCACCATTGCCAATATCATCGGTGTACCGCTCGGCACTTTCATCGGACAGCACCTGGGATGGCGCGCCTCGTTCGCTGCCATCGCCATCATGGGGATCGCCGCCTTGATCGGCATCCTGATGTTCATTCCGCAGCTGCGGCAGGACAAGCCGGCCAGTATCATGCAGCAGTTAACCGCACTGGGCAGCCCGAAGCTGCTGCTCTTCCTGCTCATCGGGGCGCTCGGCAATGCCGGTCTATTCGCCATATTTACGTATATTGCTCCGCTGCTCATCCAGGTCACCGGCTTCATGGAGCACAGCGTCACCTGGATCCTCATCCTCTTCGGCTTCGGGGTGACCTTCGGCAATATGGTGGGCGGGAAGCTGGCGGACTGGAAGCTCATGCCTTCCATCCTCGGGATTTATTGTGCGGTGTGCGTGATCCTCGCGCTCTTCACCTGGACTGTTCATAGTCCCGTCGCGGCCGTTATCACCATCTTCCTCTGGGGTGCCGGCTCCTTCGCCGTCATGCCGGGTCTGCAGGTACGGATCATGGGCCTGGCCCAAGCCGCGCCTGCCCTTGCTTCCACGTCCAGCCACTCGGCCGGCAACCTGGGCAATGCGGCCGGTGCGTTCATCGGGGGCTGGGTGATTACGCATCTGTCCCTGACCGCTCTGCCTTGGGTAGGCGCCTTACTGGTTGGCCTGGCTCTGCTTCTGGGCTTCGCGTGCTATGCCGCGGAACGCAGGGCCCGTTAA